The Amycolatopsis sp. 195334CR genome window below encodes:
- a CDS encoding AraC family transcriptional regulator — protein sequence MGDWALVVPTEEVDRLDGGHVFASPHPRLAAHVLSYTAQDYRQHERRTWRMTPLGVLTLSIDFEAPVRRLESGVDLPASAVIGLRDRPLVAEELPGRSCGISIGLTPLGAYALFGLPLREIANSVVGLADLLGTRGDLLVEELAETRGWAARFRLLDERFTAWLGAELEAPVLGAWQRLQHTGGRLRVDRLAEEIGWTRQHLNRRFREQIGLSLKATARVARLNRAAVLMNGPHALAEIAAITGYADQAHLNRDFRALTGCTPTEYRRKQ from the coding sequence ATGGGGGACTGGGCGCTGGTGGTGCCGACCGAGGAGGTCGACCGGCTCGACGGTGGTCACGTCTTCGCCTCGCCGCACCCCCGGCTCGCCGCCCACGTGCTCAGCTACACCGCGCAGGACTACCGCCAGCACGAGCGCCGGACGTGGCGGATGACCCCGCTCGGCGTGCTCACCCTCTCGATCGACTTCGAGGCACCGGTCCGCCGCCTGGAATCCGGTGTGGACCTGCCCGCCTCCGCGGTGATCGGGCTGCGCGACCGGCCGCTGGTGGCCGAGGAACTGCCCGGCCGCTCGTGTGGGATCTCCATCGGGCTCACCCCGCTCGGCGCGTACGCGTTGTTCGGCCTGCCGCTGCGGGAGATCGCGAACTCCGTCGTGGGCCTCGCGGACCTGCTCGGCACCCGAGGCGACCTGCTGGTCGAAGAACTCGCCGAAACCCGGGGCTGGGCGGCGCGGTTCCGGTTGCTCGACGAACGGTTCACCGCCTGGCTGGGCGCCGAGCTGGAAGCGCCGGTTCTCGGGGCGTGGCAACGGTTGCAGCACACCGGCGGACGGCTGCGCGTGGACCGGCTGGCCGAGGAGATCGGCTGGACACGGCAGCACCTGAACCGCCGGTTCCGCGAGCAGATCGGGCTCAGCCTGAAAGCCACGGCCCGCGTCGCGCGGCTGAACCGGGCGGCCGTGCTGATGAACGGTCCCCACGCGCTCGCCGAGATCGCCGCGATCACCGGTTATGCCGACCAGGCCCACCTGAACCGGGATTTCCGCGCGTTGACCGGATGCACACCCACGGAATATCGGAGGAAACAGTGA
- a CDS encoding alpha/beta fold hydrolase produces the protein MGKTGAFISDDKRTDYFAAYRAAMADGPPPAAVLDVETSFGTTRVYRHGSGGAPLVLLHGLLAGAPMWASFWAKLSAEHTVYTLDILGEGGYSVQTEPMADHADRARCLDEVLAGLKLTGVHLVGASSGGWQAANYATRYRDRLATVTLIDPTTVTANFSFGALRYGLLLKLLPFDWMWRRFFRWAAGADVSGEPAIRLARATIGAYRPAVSFQTCLPEADLRAMDVPTLAIFSGRSAVHDSALAADRLRSWLPESEVEVWPELGHYLTAADRHRVADRLLRFVATRLPDHQA, from the coding sequence ATGGGGAAAACAGGGGCATTCATCAGCGACGACAAAAGAACCGACTACTTCGCGGCCTACCGGGCGGCGATGGCCGATGGCCCGCCACCGGCCGCCGTGCTCGACGTCGAAACCTCGTTCGGCACCACCCGCGTCTACCGGCACGGCAGCGGCGGCGCGCCACTCGTCCTGCTGCACGGACTGCTGGCCGGCGCACCCATGTGGGCGTCGTTCTGGGCGAAGCTTTCCGCCGAGCACACCGTCTACACGCTCGACATCCTCGGCGAGGGCGGGTACAGCGTGCAGACCGAGCCGATGGCCGACCACGCCGATCGCGCCCGCTGCCTCGACGAGGTGCTCGCCGGGCTGAAACTCACCGGGGTGCACCTGGTCGGTGCGTCCTCCGGCGGCTGGCAGGCGGCCAACTACGCGACGCGGTACCGCGATCGCCTGGCCACGGTGACCCTGATCGATCCGACCACGGTCACCGCGAACTTCTCCTTCGGCGCCCTGCGGTACGGCCTGCTGCTCAAGCTGCTGCCGTTCGACTGGATGTGGCGGCGGTTCTTCCGCTGGGCGGCGGGTGCGGACGTGTCCGGCGAACCCGCCATCCGCCTCGCCCGCGCCACCATCGGCGCCTACCGGCCCGCGGTGTCGTTCCAGACCTGCCTGCCCGAAGCCGATCTGCGGGCGATGGACGTGCCGACGCTGGCGATCTTCTCCGGCCGCAGCGCCGTCCACGACTCCGCACTGGCCGCCGACCGGCTGCGGTCGTGGCTGCCGGAGTCCGAAGTGGAGGTCTGGCCCGAACTCGGCCACTACCTCACCGCGGCCGACCGCCACCGGGTGGCCGACCGCCTGCTCCGCTTCGTCGCCACCCGGCTCCCGGACCATCAGGCGTAG
- a CDS encoding SRPBCC domain-containing protein codes for MNREFEVRNEREINGTPEQVFAAITTGTAGWLWPIACEPRLGGAVDIAPGAKITAWEPGRHFANRVESGDWFNELDNVIEPRPGGKSFVRYTHRGSFPEEDWQNLYDGCLHHTEMYQATMATYVEHFAGRAAEYLTADAPASSATDPAAFDRLVRELGLSEAAVGDRVAVDVPGVGHIEGEVDYRSPYFLGIRTENAIYRFFGRNTWGDPVAVSAHHFGGVDTAGETKSWEAWLAGVYA; via the coding sequence ATGAACCGCGAGTTCGAGGTCCGCAACGAGCGCGAGATCAACGGCACCCCGGAGCAGGTCTTCGCCGCGATCACCACCGGGACGGCGGGCTGGCTGTGGCCGATCGCGTGCGAACCGCGGCTCGGCGGGGCGGTCGACATCGCGCCCGGCGCCAAGATCACCGCGTGGGAGCCCGGCAGGCACTTCGCCAACCGCGTCGAGAGCGGCGACTGGTTCAACGAGCTGGACAACGTGATCGAGCCGCGGCCGGGCGGGAAGTCGTTCGTGCGGTACACGCACCGCGGTTCGTTCCCCGAGGAGGACTGGCAGAACCTCTACGACGGCTGCCTGCACCACACGGAGATGTACCAGGCCACGATGGCGACCTACGTCGAGCACTTCGCCGGGCGGGCCGCCGAGTACCTGACCGCGGACGCGCCCGCGTCGAGTGCCACCGATCCCGCCGCCTTCGACCGGCTCGTGCGCGAGCTGGGGCTGTCCGAAGCCGCGGTCGGGGACCGGGTCGCCGTCGACGTGCCCGGGGTTGGGCACATCGAGGGCGAGGTCGACTACCGCTCGCCGTACTTCCTCGGCATCCGCACGGAGAACGCGATCTACCGGTTCTTCGGCCGCAACACCTGGGGTGACCCGGTGGCCGTGTCCGCGCACCACTTCGGTGGCGTCGACACCGCGGGGGAGACGAAGAGCTGGGAGGCGTGGCTCGCCGGCGTCTACGCCTGA
- a CDS encoding FAD-binding oxidoreductase, with product MTYLHPGEPGFEDEAAGFQTAFRHEAKVIAAVENAEDVRAAVRHARERGLPVAVQATGHGLTTPATGLLISTRRMRGVRVDPVTRTAWVEAGARWKDVLAETREHGLAPLSGSGPGVGAVSYSLGGGVGLLARRFGFAADHVRRVELVTEDGDLVEVTAESDPDLFWAIRGGRSGFGVVTGLELALFPVATLFGGGLYFGPESLADVLRGFREWTATVPEELTSSIGMVPMPDVPGVPEPLRGKHVAHVRVAHSGDPAEGERLVAPLRELGPPLMERFGEIPFADAARTIFSEPDTPHGYYGDTALLTDFPADTTERFLELAGPDAPIGLVTEIRHLGGALSRPPEVPNAVSHREARYQLMVLSGPGAAEHAAQEEVFAEVEPWTLGRALNFAYGDRPAVRAFHSPEVERRLAELRTR from the coding sequence ATGACCTACCTGCACCCCGGTGAGCCCGGCTTCGAGGACGAGGCAGCCGGATTCCAGACCGCCTTCCGGCACGAGGCGAAGGTGATCGCCGCCGTGGAGAACGCGGAAGACGTCCGTGCCGCGGTGCGCCACGCCCGCGAGCGCGGCCTGCCCGTAGCGGTGCAGGCGACCGGGCACGGCCTCACCACCCCGGCCACCGGACTGCTGATCAGCACCCGCCGGATGCGCGGGGTCCGGGTCGATCCGGTCACCAGGACGGCCTGGGTGGAAGCGGGCGCGCGGTGGAAGGACGTGCTCGCCGAGACCCGCGAGCACGGGCTCGCGCCGCTTTCCGGCAGTGGCCCCGGCGTCGGCGCGGTGTCCTACTCACTCGGCGGCGGCGTCGGCCTGCTCGCACGGCGCTTCGGGTTCGCGGCCGACCACGTGCGGCGGGTCGAACTGGTCACCGAGGACGGCGACCTCGTCGAGGTGACCGCCGAGAGCGACCCCGACCTGTTCTGGGCGATCCGGGGCGGTCGCAGCGGGTTCGGGGTGGTCACCGGGCTGGAGTTGGCGTTGTTCCCGGTCGCCACCCTCTTCGGCGGCGGCCTGTACTTCGGCCCGGAGTCGCTGGCCGACGTGCTGCGCGGGTTCCGCGAGTGGACGGCCACCGTGCCGGAGGAACTGACGTCCTCGATCGGCATGGTGCCGATGCCGGACGTGCCGGGTGTCCCGGAACCGTTGCGCGGCAAGCACGTCGCGCATGTGCGGGTGGCCCACAGCGGCGACCCGGCCGAAGGTGAGCGGCTCGTCGCGCCGCTGCGCGAACTCGGGCCGCCGTTGATGGAGCGGTTCGGGGAGATCCCGTTCGCCGATGCGGCGCGCACGATCTTCAGCGAGCCGGACACCCCGCACGGCTACTACGGCGACACCGCGCTGTTGACCGACTTCCCCGCCGACACCACGGAACGCTTCCTCGAACTCGCCGGTCCGGACGCGCCGATCGGCCTGGTGACCGAGATCCGGCACCTCGGCGGTGCGTTGTCGCGACCGCCCGAGGTGCCGAACGCGGTCAGCCACCGCGAGGCGCGGTACCAGCTGATGGTGCTGTCCGGCCCGGGAGCCGCCGAGCACGCGGCCCAGGAGGAGGTGTTCGCCGAAGTCGAACCGTGGACGCTGGGCCGCGCGCTGAACTTCGCCTACGGGGACCGGCCCGCGGTGCGCGCCTTCCACTCCCCCGAGGTCGAGCGGCGCCTGGCCGAGCTCAGGACCCGGTGA
- a CDS encoding SRPBCC domain-containing protein, with amino-acid sequence MSRERRLEKEISFDATPDQVWAAISSGPGMSIWFVPHELGPEGEGEADFGGGNTQAGQVLAREEGKRIVYGTADSPGALEFLVEGRENGGTVLRFTQSGFFDGDDWSAEYDSFDRGWNLFFHNLAQYFRYYGGLPATTLVTGSTTALEPDEVWAKFRTALGVDPAVALGDRVRLTPDGLPPIEGEVDYLVRGVFGVRAPEGLHRFQGLGAESGGMVNTIHYYYGAAPNRDATTAAWQRWLLDLFPVTGS; translated from the coding sequence ATGAGCCGGGAACGGCGGCTGGAGAAGGAAATCTCCTTCGACGCCACCCCGGACCAGGTGTGGGCGGCGATCTCCAGTGGACCCGGGATGTCGATCTGGTTCGTCCCGCACGAGCTCGGCCCCGAGGGGGAGGGCGAGGCCGACTTCGGCGGCGGAAACACCCAGGCGGGCCAGGTGCTTGCCCGTGAAGAGGGCAAGCGGATCGTCTACGGCACGGCGGATTCGCCCGGCGCGCTCGAATTCCTCGTCGAAGGGCGGGAAAACGGCGGGACCGTGCTCCGGTTCACGCAGAGCGGTTTTTTCGACGGCGACGACTGGTCCGCCGAGTACGACAGCTTCGACCGCGGCTGGAACCTCTTCTTCCACAACCTCGCGCAGTACTTCCGGTACTACGGCGGGCTACCGGCCACCACGCTGGTCACCGGGTCGACCACGGCGCTGGAACCGGACGAGGTGTGGGCGAAGTTCCGCACCGCGCTCGGGGTGGACCCGGCCGTCGCGCTCGGCGACCGGGTCCGGCTGACCCCGGACGGCCTGCCCCCGATCGAAGGCGAGGTCGACTACCTGGTGCGCGGCGTGTTCGGCGTACGCGCACCCGAAGGGCTGCACCGGTTCCAGGGCCTCGGCGCGGAAAGCGGTGGCATGGTCAACACCATCCACTACTACTACGGCGCCGCGCCGAACCGGGACGCCACCACCGCCGCCTGGCAGCGGTGGCTGCTCGACCTCTTCCCGGTCACCGGGTCCTGA
- a CDS encoding VOC family protein: MKAQLMSIMVNDQERAERFYTEKLGFQVKHNIDVGGARWLTVVHPDEPDGFEILLEPAGYEFARTYQAELYQANMPFTMLFSEDIHKEYARLVEAGVEFRGEPAATMGGISAIFDDTCGNLLMLMQVVEPG; encoded by the coding sequence ATGAAGGCCCAGCTGATGAGCATCATGGTCAACGACCAGGAGCGGGCGGAACGGTTCTACACGGAGAAGCTGGGCTTCCAGGTCAAGCACAACATCGACGTGGGCGGTGCGCGCTGGCTGACCGTGGTCCACCCCGACGAGCCCGACGGGTTCGAGATCCTGCTGGAGCCGGCCGGGTACGAGTTCGCGCGGACCTACCAGGCTGAGCTGTACCAGGCGAACATGCCGTTCACCATGCTGTTCTCCGAGGACATCCACAAGGAGTACGCGCGGCTGGTCGAGGCCGGGGTGGAGTTCCGCGGTGAGCCGGCGGCGACCATGGGTGGCATCAGCGCGATCTTCGACGACACCTGCGGGAACCTGCTCATGCTGATGCAGGTCGTCGAGCCCGGATGA
- a CDS encoding MerR family transcriptional regulator encodes MFAIGEFARLGRVSVRMLRHYDSIGLLRPVRVDEASGYRYYDAAQLRDLNRVVALKELGFTLEQVREIIEEKLNPEELRGMLRLRRAQLEAQISADTDRLDRVEARLRTIEREGHMNTEDVLLKSVAPLRVAELSGVAASYASHDIGPVVQPLFVELCRRLDEAGLRIAAPTIAYYEPVGEEQVMVHTAAPVALESGREYDFDVVDLPALGTAATVLHHGTMDEVDRTFQTLAFWIEEHGYTSIGHAREVYLDYEAPERGVTELQVLVNRQDAMS; translated from the coding sequence GTGTTCGCCATCGGGGAGTTCGCCAGGCTCGGCCGGGTTTCGGTCCGCATGCTCCGGCACTACGACAGCATCGGCCTGCTGCGGCCCGTCCGCGTGGACGAGGCCAGCGGGTACCGCTACTACGACGCGGCCCAGCTGCGCGACCTCAACCGCGTGGTCGCGTTGAAGGAGCTGGGTTTCACGCTCGAGCAAGTCCGCGAGATCATCGAGGAGAAGCTCAACCCCGAAGAACTGCGCGGCATGCTCCGCCTGCGACGCGCTCAGCTCGAAGCGCAGATCTCCGCCGACACCGACCGGCTCGACCGCGTCGAGGCGCGCCTGCGCACCATCGAGCGCGAAGGCCACATGAACACCGAGGACGTGCTCCTCAAATCCGTCGCGCCGCTGCGCGTCGCCGAGCTTTCCGGGGTGGCCGCCAGCTACGCCTCCCACGACATCGGCCCGGTCGTGCAACCGCTGTTCGTCGAGTTGTGCCGTCGCCTCGACGAGGCGGGCCTCCGCATCGCCGCACCCACGATCGCCTACTACGAACCGGTCGGCGAGGAGCAGGTGATGGTGCACACCGCGGCGCCGGTGGCACTGGAAAGCGGCCGCGAGTACGACTTCGACGTGGTGGACCTGCCCGCGCTCGGCACCGCCGCGACCGTGCTGCACCACGGCACGATGGACGAGGTCGACCGCACCTTCCAGACGCTGGCCTTCTGGATCGAGGAGCACGGGTACACCTCGATCGGGCACGCGCGCGAGGTCTACCTCGACTACGAAGCGCCGGAACGCGGGGTGACCGAGCTCCAGGTGCTCGTCAACCGACAGGATGCCATGTCTTGA
- a CDS encoding poly-gamma-glutamate hydrolase family protein codes for MARPSATTQRYLSNTALYADPALTENLDYARWFRHAGGTPVVLAPHGGQIEPGTSQLCRAIARASTCDYWLFEGLRGERRLHVTSSRCDDPVALALCAGTDRALSLHGCITLPREGVLIGGLDAEFGGIVHEELTARGIETLDAAEYPTLAGRSPRNIVNRTRTGMGVQLELPLALRDAMRGDSPLAQSFVDGVVAALRRVWRDGRCTG; via the coding sequence ATGGCCCGCCCCAGCGCGACTACGCAACGATATCTCTCGAACACCGCGCTGTACGCGGACCCCGCGCTGACCGAGAACCTCGACTACGCCAGGTGGTTCCGGCACGCCGGCGGCACCCCGGTGGTGCTGGCCCCGCACGGCGGCCAGATCGAGCCGGGCACCTCCCAGCTCTGCCGGGCCATCGCCCGGGCGTCCACATGCGACTACTGGCTGTTCGAAGGACTTCGCGGCGAACGACGGCTGCACGTGACCTCCAGCCGGTGCGACGATCCGGTGGCGCTGGCCCTGTGCGCGGGCACCGACCGGGCGCTGAGCCTGCACGGGTGCATCACGCTGCCCCGCGAGGGCGTGTTGATCGGCGGCCTGGACGCCGAATTCGGCGGCATCGTGCACGAGGAACTCACCGCCCGCGGCATCGAGACCCTCGACGCCGCCGAGTACCCGACGCTCGCCGGGCGGTCGCCGCGCAACATCGTCAACCGGACCCGCACCGGCATGGGGGTGCAGTTGGAGCTCCCGCTCGCCCTGCGCGACGCGATGCGCGGCGACTCGCCGCTAGCACAGTCCTTTGTGGACGGCGTGGTGGCGGCGCTGCGCCGGGTCTGGCGGGACGGGCGGTGCACCGGGTAA
- a CDS encoding terpene cyclase/mutase family protein, whose translation MRTKLFRARPVAVLATAAALAAGLCTPAAATEQQQTVARHGAGYLARAITAGGGNLSADVTSTAYAVLGLHAAGVGRQAAQDGVAYLSTQLGEPLKGADGQDDPGRVAYVVLAAVAGKQNPRRFGGENLVDRLLATQRADGLFGSAAPTYDGAFRQGLALTALKAAKVPSTDARIAAATTWLTGQQCANGLWQAYRADTAVPCAPADPATFSGPDTNSTGMAVQGLAAYGKLPGAKKVLAALNAARSADGGFAFVAAPGQASDPNSTALAIQAIVAAGGQPGNAYAALASFQLGCTDPAADRGAFFYPGSRAVNLLATVQAVPAAAGKAFPLAPSTPSAAVPEVPCAVSAQLAGTPGPCAGTSGVTVTVDFAAFGGAQETRCAPGAQASGVAALQNAGFTPTGTTRWGLAFVCRINALPTPAQDPCVNTPPATAYWAYYHANAGATAWTYSTQGASTYVPPLGSIEAWAFGNGATPTLTPTQVRTS comes from the coding sequence TTGCGCACGAAGCTCTTCCGCGCCAGACCGGTGGCCGTGCTGGCCACCGCCGCCGCGCTGGCCGCCGGGTTGTGCACCCCGGCCGCGGCCACCGAGCAGCAGCAGACCGTCGCCCGCCACGGCGCGGGGTACCTGGCCCGCGCGATCACCGCGGGCGGTGGCAACCTCAGCGCCGACGTCACCAGCACCGCGTACGCCGTGCTCGGCCTGCACGCCGCCGGCGTCGGCCGCCAGGCCGCCCAGGACGGCGTCGCCTACCTCAGCACCCAGCTCGGCGAGCCGCTCAAGGGCGCCGACGGCCAGGACGACCCGGGCCGGGTCGCGTACGTGGTCCTCGCGGCGGTGGCGGGCAAGCAGAACCCGCGCCGATTCGGCGGGGAGAACCTGGTCGACCGGCTGCTCGCGACCCAGCGCGCCGACGGCCTGTTCGGCTCGGCCGCCCCGACCTACGACGGCGCGTTCCGGCAGGGCCTCGCGCTGACCGCGCTCAAGGCCGCGAAGGTGCCGTCCACCGATGCCAGGATCGCCGCGGCTACCACGTGGCTTACCGGCCAGCAGTGCGCGAACGGGCTCTGGCAGGCCTACCGCGCGGACACCGCGGTGCCGTGCGCGCCCGCCGATCCGGCGACCTTCTCCGGTCCCGACACCAACAGCACCGGCATGGCGGTGCAGGGCCTCGCCGCCTACGGCAAGCTGCCCGGCGCCAAGAAGGTGCTGGCCGCGTTGAACGCCGCCCGGTCCGCGGACGGTGGTTTCGCCTTCGTCGCCGCGCCGGGCCAGGCTTCCGACCCGAACTCGACCGCACTGGCGATCCAGGCGATCGTGGCCGCGGGTGGTCAGCCGGGCAACGCCTACGCCGCGCTCGCGAGCTTCCAGCTGGGCTGCACCGATCCGGCCGCCGACCGCGGCGCGTTCTTCTATCCCGGCAGCCGCGCGGTGAACCTGCTCGCGACCGTCCAGGCCGTCCCGGCCGCCGCGGGCAAGGCCTTCCCGCTGGCGCCGTCGACGCCGTCGGCCGCGGTGCCGGAGGTCCCGTGCGCGGTCTCGGCACAGCTCGCCGGCACGCCGGGCCCGTGCGCCGGAACGAGCGGCGTCACGGTGACCGTCGACTTCGCCGCTTTCGGTGGTGCGCAGGAAACCCGCTGTGCGCCCGGGGCGCAGGCCAGCGGGGTGGCCGCCCTGCAGAACGCCGGCTTCACCCCGACCGGCACCACCCGCTGGGGGCTGGCGTTCGTCTGCCGCATCAACGCCCTCCCGACGCCCGCGCAGGACCCCTGCGTGAACACCCCACCGGCGACCGCCTACTGGGCGTACTACCACGCGAACGCGGGCGCGACCGCGTGGACGTACAGCACCCAGGGCGCGTCCACGTACGTGCCGCCGCTGGGCAGCATCGAAGCGTGGGCCTTCGGCAACGGCGCCACCCCCACGCTGACCCCCACCCAAGTCCGCACCTCCTGA
- a CDS encoding PadR family transcriptional regulator — protein sequence MAARGRANPLALAVLTLLSERPMHPYEMSGTLRERRKEDSIKLNYGSLYSVVESLRKRGLIASRETVREGRRPERTVYEITEPGIAEMHDWLSDLLANPAKEFAQFEAALSLMPVLGPAEVVQLLEARLRTQLLAKQQYDAIAASTPEGFPRLFTIEAEFRQNLLETEIRFITELLRELKSGEFDGLRVWARMHQLRESGASPEEIEATVATEFAEEMSWLSQPEQH from the coding sequence ATGGCCGCGCGTGGCAGGGCGAATCCGCTGGCTCTGGCGGTGCTGACGCTGCTCAGCGAGCGCCCGATGCACCCCTACGAAATGTCCGGCACGCTGCGCGAACGCCGCAAGGAAGACAGCATCAAGCTCAACTACGGCTCGCTGTACTCCGTGGTCGAGTCGCTGCGGAAGCGCGGGTTGATCGCGTCGCGCGAGACGGTGCGCGAGGGCAGGCGCCCGGAACGCACCGTCTACGAGATCACCGAGCCGGGCATCGCCGAGATGCACGACTGGCTGAGCGATCTGCTGGCCAACCCGGCCAAGGAGTTCGCCCAGTTCGAGGCCGCGCTGTCGCTGATGCCGGTGCTCGGCCCGGCCGAGGTCGTCCAGCTGCTCGAAGCCCGGCTGCGCACGCAGCTGCTGGCCAAGCAGCAGTACGACGCCATCGCGGCCAGCACCCCCGAAGGTTTTCCCCGGCTGTTCACCATCGAAGCCGAGTTCCGGCAGAACCTGCTGGAGACCGAAATCCGCTTCATCACCGAACTGCTGCGGGAGTTGAAGTCCGGTGAGTTCGACGGCCTGCGCGTCTGGGCGCGGATGCACCAGCTGCGCGAGTCGGGAGCGTCACCGGAGGAGATCGAGGCGACCGTCGCCACGGAGTTCGCGGAGGAGATGAGCTGGCTCAGCCAACCCGAACAGCACTGA
- a CDS encoding ATP-binding cassette domain-containing protein, whose amino-acid sequence MSTHAIEASGLVKTYGKGAKAVPALAGLGFTVPSGIVFGLLGPNGAGKSTTVKILTTLSAPDAGQATVAGIDVRRHPGRVRRVIGSVSQKPAFDPVSTGRENLVLQGHLHGLSARSARARAKELLDRFSLTDAADRPVGKWSGGMQRKLDVALGLVDRPSVLFLDEPTTGLDPEARAEMWAEIARLSGEDGLTVLLTTHYLEEADKLAARLVIVDRGQVVATGSPEELKTELNGDSVHAELSTVEDLGAARRALEPVAGEISVDGLTLRARVTAGATALPGVLAALGRAGVEPVSIGTARPSLDDVYLRHAGREFRTADTVAGGVR is encoded by the coding sequence ATGTCCACCCATGCCATCGAGGCGTCCGGTCTGGTCAAGACCTACGGCAAGGGCGCCAAGGCCGTGCCCGCGCTGGCCGGGCTCGGTTTCACCGTGCCGTCCGGGATCGTGTTCGGCCTGCTCGGCCCGAACGGGGCCGGCAAGTCCACCACCGTCAAAATCCTCACCACGCTGTCCGCGCCTGACGCCGGACAGGCCACCGTCGCGGGCATCGACGTCCGCCGCCACCCCGGCCGGGTGCGGCGGGTGATCGGCAGTGTCTCGCAGAAACCGGCCTTCGACCCGGTCAGCACCGGCCGCGAGAACCTGGTGCTGCAAGGCCATCTCCACGGCCTGTCCGCCAGGTCCGCCCGTGCCCGGGCGAAGGAGCTGCTCGACCGGTTCAGCCTCACCGACGCCGCCGACCGCCCGGTGGGCAAGTGGTCCGGCGGCATGCAGCGCAAGCTCGACGTGGCGCTCGGCCTGGTCGACCGGCCCAGCGTGTTGTTCCTGGACGAGCCGACCACCGGCCTCGATCCCGAAGCCAGGGCGGAGATGTGGGCCGAGATCGCCCGGCTGTCCGGTGAGGACGGCCTGACCGTGCTGCTCACCACGCACTACCTGGAGGAGGCCGACAAGCTGGCCGCGCGGCTGGTGATCGTGGACCGCGGTCAGGTCGTCGCCACCGGCAGCCCGGAGGAGCTGAAGACCGAGCTGAACGGCGACAGCGTGCACGCCGAGCTGTCCACTGTGGAGGATCTGGGCGCGGCACGCCGGGCGCTGGAACCGGTGGCGGGCGAGATCAGCGTGGACGGGCTGACCCTGCGGGCCAGGGTCACCGCGGGCGCCACCGCACTGCCGGGCGTGCTCGCCGCGCTCGGCCGCGCCGGGGTCGAACCGGTGTCGATCGGCACCGCGCGCCCGTCACTGGACGACGTGTACCTGCGTCACGCCGGGCGCGAATTCCGCACCGCCGACACCGTGGCGGGAGGCGTCCGATGA
- a CDS encoding ABC transporter permease translates to MTTFASHTGRLTAHALRRLSRQPAYLLFNLIQPMVWLLLFGELFRRVAELPGFGTGDYLSYLTPGVVVMTAMMSAGWAGTSFIDDMDRGVMDRNLTSPVSRGALIAGSLAHQSVVTAIQSLIVFGVGLLAGARYDGGVLGVLVVLAVAVLLSIVFSALSDAIALLVRQQEALIGVSQFLALPLAFLSSVMMAPSLLPGWVGTVAEYNPVDWAAVAGREALTADPDWARVLGHGGLLLALAAVMSWLATRAFRAYQRAN, encoded by the coding sequence ATGACCACCTTCGCCTCGCACACCGGCAGGCTCACCGCGCACGCGCTGCGGCGCCTCTCCCGGCAACCGGCGTACCTGCTGTTCAACCTGATCCAGCCGATGGTGTGGCTGCTGCTGTTCGGTGAGCTGTTCCGCCGGGTGGCCGAGCTGCCCGGGTTCGGCACCGGCGACTACCTGTCCTACCTGACCCCCGGTGTGGTCGTGATGACCGCGATGATGTCGGCGGGCTGGGCGGGCACCTCGTTCATCGACGACATGGACCGCGGGGTGATGGACCGCAACCTGACCTCCCCGGTCAGCCGGGGCGCGTTGATCGCCGGTTCGCTGGCGCACCAGTCGGTGGTCACCGCCATCCAGTCGCTGATCGTGTTCGGCGTCGGCCTGCTCGCCGGGGCCCGCTACGACGGCGGGGTGCTCGGTGTGCTGGTGGTGCTGGCCGTCGCGGTGCTGCTGTCGATCGTCTTCAGCGCGTTGTCCGACGCGATCGCGCTGCTGGTGCGGCAGCAGGAGGCGCTGATCGGCGTCTCGCAGTTCCTGGCGCTGCCGCTGGCCTTCCTGTCCTCGGTGATGATGGCGCCGTCGCTGCTGCCGGGCTGGGTCGGCACGGTCGCCGAGTACAACCCGGTGGACTGGGCCGCCGTGGCCGGGCGCGAAGCGCTCACCGCGGACCCGGACTGGGCGCGGGTCCTCGGCCACGGCGGCCTGCTGCTGGCGCTGGCGGCGGTGATGAGCTGGCTGGCCACCCGGGCGTTCCGGGCGTACCAGCGGGCGAACTGA